In Patagioenas fasciata isolate bPatFas1 chromosome 2, bPatFas1.hap1, whole genome shotgun sequence, a single window of DNA contains:
- the LOC139827473 gene encoding epiplakin-like translates to MEMDPNMTELQPKAGQSHRAVLVRWATSTSPLQANGPPGAPSSWQGARASSQHRPGTCTATARDTSVCVHAGEQGQLQGVAADPVPARGSATARVEQAPSCGGLHGSRDRGQGGPGAATGPEASLCLCTPTAIAGPGPTEGRAPRLTPGPVTVPQPPPPPGSRAAVGRATVPSPGRGREGFKFGTCLSCSSWWSCGRRRRRRRRRRRRRRRRTRTRWEPTAPGTCPADKRGAPQQQDCSPETRQKMSGHPENNEGSNTGSNLIAGGHKEMGGGGSSFIAGVFIQAKNKKMGIYDAMMRGILTPGTALVLLEAQAASGFLTDPVRNQKLPVKEALAAGLIGRDFYEKLLSAEGAVRGYTEPYTGHRISLFQAMKKEFIVKEHAIRLLEAQIATGGIIDPANSHRLPVEVAYQRGYFDQEMYQFLSNPKNQTRSCFDPNTHENLTYTQLLRRCVPDADTGLLMLHVLDKGSVLYQLNKDARKALQAARTSLSVGLFQGQSVTVWELLFSRYVPDHQREELLRKYKAGTVTVPEMITLLTTIITGAETENGDLGSPTVTANNEVGASQPVQDAHSQEQQLRKSLKSAIICVTAGEFQGQNVSLLDLLFSKYVPQGRRQELLELYRAGILTTEQVATVVTTIINRTEAANATLVANARSPHKAGTRAGENGDDFSTQDEELDHILKSTTIDMPAGELQGRQVAVWDLLFSEYIPEEKRQELLQLYHERILTLEQIITVVTTVVKKKESTSRKFLISVKTSNKDTVSAAGEKGDDASKEEPWETALKTTVVDMEVGDFQGHKVSVWDLLHSKYIPEESRKELLELYQAGELTLEQVKTVVTTIVTKTEAAKAEELTTASSPRAESPAAEAEDTNLQEDRTWEETLRSTAVEAPVGGFQGRQVSVWDLLFSDYVPEEKRQELLQLYQAGTLALERLIIVVTTLIKKKESTDRKLLIAARTSNKDTVSAAGEKGDEEQPWETALKTTVVDMEVGDFQGHKVSVWDLLHSKYIPEESRKELLELYQAGELTLEQVKTVVTTIVTKTEAAKTEELTTASSPRAESPTTASSPRAESLTTASSPRAESPAAEAEDVHLQEDRTWEETLRSTAVEAPVGGFQGRQVSVWDLLFSRHIPEGKRQELLQRYRAGSLSAQALASTARSMVTGSPERHPAPLPQQTVDLLQSEGSYITLGPFQEKRVSVWELLSTKQVSEYKREAHLDTYGTGGLTVNRITITTTVITGPQRQKQHHRDP, encoded by the exons ATGGAAATGGACCCAAACATGACTGAGCTTCAGCCCAAAGCTGGCCAGAGCCACCGCGCTGTCCTTGTCCGCTGGGCCACCAGCACAAGCCCCCTGCAAGCCAACGGTCCACCGGGTGCCCCGAGCTCCTGGCAG GGGGCACgagccagcagccagcacaggcCTGGCACCTGCACGGCCACAGCGAGGGACACCTCGGTCTGCGTCcacgctggggagcagggacagctgcAGGGGGTGGCTGCAGACCCCGTCCCAGCCCGGGGCTCAGCCACAGCAAGGGTTGAACAAGCCCCGAGCTGTGGAGGTCTGCACGGCAGCCGGGACCGCGGGCAGGGTGGCCCAGGGGCAGCCACGGGTCCAGAAGCTTCGCTGTGCctctgcacccccacagccaTCGCCGGCCCTGGCCCCACGGAGGGACGCGCCCCACGTCTCACACCAGGGCCGGtcactgtcccccagcccccgccgccccccggctccCGTGCTGCCGTG GGCAGGGCCACCGTGCCATCCCCGGGGCGGGGAAGGGAAGGGTTTAAATTCGGCACTTGCCTCAGCTGCTCATCCTGGTGGAGCTGcggccggaggaggaggaggaggaggaggaggaggaggcggaggaggaggaggacccgCACCCGCTGGGAGCCAACTGCTCCGGGTACGTGTCCAGCAG aCAAACGTGGTGCCCCACAGCAGCAGGACTGTTCCCCAGAGACAAGGCAGAAGATGAGTGGACATCCTGAGAACAACGAGGGAAGCAACACGGGCAGCAACCTGATTGCAGGTGGACACAAAGAGATGGGTGGTGGTGGGAGTAGCTTCATAGCTGGAGTCTTCATCCAGGCCAAGAATAAGAAGATGGGTATCTATGATGCCATGATGAGGGGCATTCTGACgccagggacagccctggtgctgctggaggcgCAGGCTGCTTCAGGGTTCCTCACCGACCCCGTGAGGAACCAGAAGCTGCCGGTAAAGGAGGCACTGGCTGCGGGACTCATCGGCAGAGATTTTTATGAGAAGCTGCTGTCGGCGGAAGGAGCTGTGAGAGGGTACACCGAGCCCTACACGGGACACAGGATCTCCCTGTTCCAGGCCATGAAGAAGGAGTTCATCGTCAAGGAGCACGCCATCCGCCTGCTGGAGGCCCAGATCGCCACCGGCGGCATCATCGACCCCGCCAACAGCCACCGGCTCCCCGTGGAGGTGGCGTACCAGCGCGGCTACTTCGACCAGGAGATGTACCAGTTCCTTTCTAACCCGAAGAACCAAACGAGAAGCTGCTTTGACCCCAACACCCACGAGAACCTCACTTACACACAGCTGCTCCGCCGCTGTGTCCCCGACGCGGACACGGGGCTGCTCATGCTCCACGTGCTGGACAAGGGCTCCGTGCTCTACCAGCTGAACAAGGACGCGCGCAAAGCCCTGCAGGCCGCCCGCACCAGCCTCAGCGTGGGGCTCTTCCAGGGCCAGAGCGTCACCGTCTGGGAGCTGCTCTTCTCCCGCTACGTCCCCGACCACCAGAGAGAGGAGCTGCTGAGGAAGTACAAGGCGGGGACAGTGACCGTCCCAGAGATGATCACCCTCCTCACCACCATCATCACCGGGGCAGAAACGGAGAACGGGGATCTGGGCTCACCCACAGTTACAGCCAACAACGAGGTGGGAGCATCACAACCAGTTCAGGACGCGCACTCCCAGGAGCAACAGCTGAGAAAGTCCTTGAAGTCTGCAATCATCTGTGTCACCGCAGGCGAGTTCCAGGGGCAGAACGTTTCCCTGTTGGATCTGCTCTTCTCCAAATACGTCCCTCAAGGGAGgcggcaggagctgctggagctgtacCGAGCAGGGATACTGACCACGGAACAGGTGGCCACCGTGGTCACCACCATCATCAACAGAACGGAAGCTGCGAATGCCACGCTGGTGGCAAACGCCCGAAGTCCACACAAGGCAGGGACAAGGGCAGGGGAAAATGGAGACGACTTTTCAACACAAGATGAAGAACTAGATCACATCCTGAAGTCTACCACCATTGACATGCCAGCTGGGGAGCTCCAGGGCAGGCAGGTCGCCGTGTGGGACCTGCTCTTCTCTGAATACATCCCTGAGGAGAAGAGGCAGGAGctcctgcagctgtaccatgAAAGGATCTTGACTTTGGAGCAAATTATAACTGTTGTCACCACTGTCGTTAAGAAAAAAGAATCTACAAGCAGAAAATTCCTGATTTCAGTCAAGACTTCCAACAAGGACACAGTGTCAGCGGCAGGAGAGAAGGGTGATGATGCCTCCAAAGAAGAACCATGGGAAACAGCCTTGAAAACCACAGTCGTTGACATGGAAGTCGGAGACTTTCAGGGCCACAAGGTCTCCGTGTGGGACCTGCTCCACTCCAAGTACATCCCCGAGGAGAGCAgaaaggagctgctggagctctaCCAGGCAGGAGAGCTAACCCTGGAGCAGGTGAAAACTGTTGTCACCACCATTGTTACCAAGACAGAAGCGGCAAAGGCAGAGGAACTGACAACCGCGAGTAGTCCACGGGCAGAGTCACCAGCGGCAGAAGCTGAGGACACCAACCTGCAGGAGGACAGGACCTGGGAGGAGACCCTGAGGTCCACCGCAGTGGAGGCGCCAGTGGGCGGGTTCCAGGGCAGGCAGGTCTCCGTGTGGGACCTGCTCTTCTCTGACTATGTCCCTGAGGAGAAGAGGCAGGAGCTCCTGCAGCTGTACCAGGCAGGGACATTGGCCTTGGAGCGGTTAATAATTGTTGTCACCACCctcattaagaaaaaagaatctACGGACAGGAAGTTGCTAATTGCAGCCAGGACTTCCAACAAGGACACGGTGTCAGCGGCAGGAGAGAAGGGTGATGAAGAACAACCATGGGAAACAGCCTTGAAAACCACAGTCGTTGACATGGAAGTCGGAGACTTTCAGGGCCACAAGGTCTCCGTGTGGGACCTGCTCCACTCCAAGTACATCCCCGAGGAGAGCAgaaaggagctgctggagctctaCCAGGCAGGAGAGCTAACCCTGGAGCAGGTGAAAACTGTTGTCACCACCATTGTTACCAAGACAGAAGCGGCAAAGACAGAGGAACTGACAACCGCGAGTAGTCCACGGGCAGAGTCACCGACAACCGCGAGTAGTCCACGGGCAGAGTCACTGACAACCGCGAGTAGTCCACGGGCAGAGTCACCAGCGGCAGAGGCTGAGGACGTGCACCTGCAGGAGGACAGGACCTGGGAGGAGACCCTGAGGTCCACCGCAGTGGAGGCGCCAGTGGGCGGGTTCCAGGGCAGGCAGGTCTCCGTGTGGgacctgctcttctccaggcacATCCCCGAGGGGAAGAGGCAGGAGCTCCTGCAGCGGTACCGGGCAGGGTCACTCTCCGCTcaggccctggccagcaccgCCCGCAGCATGGTCACAGGCAGCCCGGAGCGGCACCCCGcgccccttccccagcagacAGTGGATCTCCTCCAGTCCGAGGGCTCCTACATCACCTTGGGCCCATTCCAGGAGAAGAGGGTGTCGGTGTGGGAGCTCCTCTCCACCAAGCAAGTCTCCGAGTACAAACGCGAGGCGCATCTCGACACCTACGGCACAGGGGGGCTGACCGTGAACAGgatcaccatcaccaccaccgtCATCACCGGCCCGCAGCGCCAGAAGCAGCACCACCGGGACCCCTAG